The genome window AGCACCGTTGCCAGAAGCGCTGCCACGACGAGCGTAATCAGTCCTTTTTGCACCGACTTGCCGCTTTGCCGCACTACAGATGCTTTCATTCCCGTCACCCCTGTTCCTTTGCAGCAGCAGCCTCATCCTGTTCGAAGCGGAGCAGATGCTCAAGCGGCAGCTCCAGGCACACCTTTTGTCCCCTTCGAACGTCAAGCTTGTTCGCCTGGGCAGCGGGTAGGTCGAGGGTCAACTGCACTGTCGTTTGTCCGTGATCGTCCCGCCATTCCAAATAAATTCGATAAAATGCGCCGCGAAACTCGCTTTCCAGAATCGTCGCCGGAATCCCGTACTCCGATTCATAGGCCAAGAGGCGCACATGCTCTGGCCGAATAGCGAGTAGAGTGGAAGCCTCCCTTTGTCCTGGATCGAAACGTCGGCTCTCGATAAAGTTGACCGCCCCGATAAAATCCGCGACAAACGGTGTGGCAGGCTGGGTGTAAATGACCTCAGGCGTGCCGACCTGCACGACTTCCCCGTGATTCATCACGACAATTTTGTCCGCCATCGTCAACGCCTCATCCTGATCGTGCGTCACCATCACGGTCGTCATCCCGAATTTTTCATGCAAGCGGCGGATTTCCCTGCGAAGCTTTTGCCGGACCTTGGCATCCAGAGCGGAGAGAGGCTCATCCAGGAGAAGGACATCCCGTGAGAGCGAAATGGCGCGCGCCAAGGCAATTCGCTGCTGCTGACCGCCCGATAGCTGGGCAGGGTACTTGTCCCTCACATGAGACAAGTCCACCATGTCCAAGGCTTCCTCTACCTTTGCCGCGATATCTTGCCTGGACAGCTTTTTCTCTTGCAGCCCAAACGCAATATTCTGGGCGGCCGTCAAGTTCGGAAACAGCGCATACGACTGGAACATCATCGCAATATTCCGTTTCGCAGGCGGCAGAGAGGTGATCTCCCTGCCAGCTATGATCATGCTGCCTGTCGTCGGCTGCTCCAGCCCTGCGATCATTCTGAGCAAAGTCGTTTTGCCGCAGCCGCTGGGACCGAGCAAGCAGACAAACTCATTCTTGGCGATATCGATGGAAACGTGCTCCAATGCAGCAAACAACCCGAAACGTTTACTGACCCCTTGTATGGATAAATAGGATTTTGTCATGCGGTATCTCCTCGTTGCTTACTTAGGCTCGCTCTTGGTAGCGTAGCGTTTTTCCCACTCAGCCAGCACTTTCTCGCGGTTTTCTGCCGCTTTTTT of Brevibacillus choshinensis contains these proteins:
- a CDS encoding ABC transporter ATP-binding protein; the encoded protein is MTKSYLSIQGVSKRFGLFAALEHVSIDIAKNEFVCLLGPSGCGKTTLLRMIAGLEQPTTGSMIIAGREITSLPPAKRNIAMMFQSYALFPNLTAAQNIAFGLQEKKLSRQDIAAKVEEALDMVDLSHVRDKYPAQLSGGQQQRIALARAISLSRDVLLLDEPLSALDAKVRQKLRREIRRLHEKFGMTTVMVTHDQDEALTMADKIVVMNHGEVVQVGTPEVIYTQPATPFVADFIGAVNFIESRRFDPGQREASTLLAIRPEHVRLLAYESEYGIPATILESEFRGAFYRIYLEWRDDHGQTTVQLTLDLPAAQANKLDVRRGQKVCLELPLEHLLRFEQDEAAAAKEQG